A region of Gracilinanus agilis isolate LMUSP501 chromosome 3, AgileGrace, whole genome shotgun sequence DNA encodes the following proteins:
- the NNMT gene encoding nicotinamide N-methyltransferase isoform X1 produces MGESNFTSKDAYLSHFNPQSYLEKYYTFGPSPSAEKQILMHVLRRLAKTFSSGRVKGDLLIDIGTGPTIYQLLSACESFKEIVVTDYTDQNLEELSKWLKKEPGAFDWSPVVKYVCELEGDREKWAEKEERLRQKVKHSLKCDVTQSQPLGSVSLPQADCLLTALCLDAACKDLPTYQQALKNLSSLLKPGGFLVFIDALKSSYYMIGDQKFSSLSLTEEEVEDAVVKAGYTIKEFEVISQSYSNTRANNKGIFYLVGQKQNNSTG; encoded by the exons ATGGGGGAATCCAACTTCACTTCGAAAGATGCCTACCTGAGCCACTTCAACCCTCAGAGTTACCTGGAAAAGTATTACACCTTTGGACCCAGCCCCTCTGCAGAAAAGCAGATTCTGATGCATGTCCTCAGAAGACTTGCCAAGACATTCTCCTCTG GCAGGGTGAAAGGAGACCTCCTGATTGACATTGGCACTGGCCCCACCATCTACCAGCTCCTCTCTGCCTGTGAGTCCTTTAAGGAGATTGTGGTCACTGACTACACTGACCAGAACCTTGAGGAGCTCAGCAAGTGGCTGAAGAAGGAGCCAGGGGCATTTGACTGGTCTCCTGTGGTGAAATATGTGTGTGAGCTGGAAGGAGATAG AGAGAAGTGGGCTGAGAAGGAGGAGAGATTGAGACAGAAGGTCAAGCATAGCCTGAAATGTGATGTGACCCAAAGCCAGCCTTTGGGTTCAGTCTCTTTGCCCCAGGCTGATTGCCTACTCACAGCACTATGCCTGGATGCTGCCTGCAAAGACCTACCTACCTACCAGCAGGCCCTCAAGAACCTCAGCAGCCTACTGAAACCGGGAGGATTTTTGGTATTTATTGATGCCCTCAAGAGCAGCTACTACATGATTGGTGACCAGAAGTTTTCCAGTCTCTCCCTCACTGAGGAAGAGGTAGAGGATGCAGTGGTGAAGGCTGGTTACACAATTAAAGAGTTTGAAGTCATTTCCCAAAGTTACTCCAACACCAGGGCAAACAATAAAGGGATTTTTTACCTTGTAGGgcagaaacaaaataattctaCAGGCTGA
- the NNMT gene encoding nicotinamide N-methyltransferase isoform X2, which produces MGESNFTSKDAYLSHFNPQSYLEKYYTFGPSPSAEKQILMHVLRRLAKTFSSGRVKGDLLIDIGTGPTIYQLLSACESFKEIVVTDYTDQNLEELSKWLKKEPGAFDWSPVVKYVCELEGDREKWAEKEERLRQKVKHSLKCDVTQSQPLGSVSLPQADCLLTALCLDAACKDLPTYQQALKNLSSLLKPGGFLVFIDALKSSYYMIGDQKFSSLSLTEEEGMR; this is translated from the exons ATGGGGGAATCCAACTTCACTTCGAAAGATGCCTACCTGAGCCACTTCAACCCTCAGAGTTACCTGGAAAAGTATTACACCTTTGGACCCAGCCCCTCTGCAGAAAAGCAGATTCTGATGCATGTCCTCAGAAGACTTGCCAAGACATTCTCCTCTG GCAGGGTGAAAGGAGACCTCCTGATTGACATTGGCACTGGCCCCACCATCTACCAGCTCCTCTCTGCCTGTGAGTCCTTTAAGGAGATTGTGGTCACTGACTACACTGACCAGAACCTTGAGGAGCTCAGCAAGTGGCTGAAGAAGGAGCCAGGGGCATTTGACTGGTCTCCTGTGGTGAAATATGTGTGTGAGCTGGAAGGAGATAG AGAGAAGTGGGCTGAGAAGGAGGAGAGATTGAGACAGAAGGTCAAGCATAGCCTGAAATGTGATGTGACCCAAAGCCAGCCTTTGGGTTCAGTCTCTTTGCCCCAGGCTGATTGCCTACTCACAGCACTATGCCTGGATGCTGCCTGCAAAGACCTACCTACCTACCAGCAGGCCCTCAAGAACCTCAGCAGCCTACTGAAACCGGGAGGATTTTTGGTATTTATTGATGCCCTCAAGAGCAGCTACTACATGATTGGTGACCAGAAGTTTTCCAGTCTCTCCCTCACTGAGGAAGAG GGCATGAGATGA